Proteins from a genomic interval of Chryseobacterium indologenes:
- the traK gene encoding conjugative transposon protein TraK has product MEFKTLRNIENSFRQIRLYAIVFAVLCIGVVGYAVWQSYRFAEEQRQKIYVLDNGKSLMLALSQDASINRPVEAREHVRRFHELFFTLAPDKNAIESNMSRAFNLADKSAFDYYKDLSEKGYYSRIISGNVQQRIEVDSVVCNFDTHPYAVRTYAKQFIIRSSNVTRRNLITSCYLVNSVRSDNNPQGFNIEKFAVVENRDIEVIER; this is encoded by the coding sequence ATGGAATTTAAAACGCTAAGAAATATCGAAAACAGCTTTAGGCAGATAAGACTATATGCCATTGTGTTTGCGGTTCTCTGTATTGGCGTGGTAGGATATGCCGTATGGCAGTCCTACCGCTTTGCAGAAGAACAACGCCAAAAAATCTATGTATTGGATAACGGCAAATCTTTGATGCTTGCCTTATCGCAAGATGCAAGTATCAACCGACCTGTGGAAGCAAGGGAACACGTCAGACGTTTTCACGAGCTGTTTTTTACACTTGCTCCCGACAAAAACGCTATAGAAAGCAATATGAGCAGGGCATTCAATCTTGCCGACAAAAGTGCCTTCGACTACTATAAAGACTTGTCAGAAAAAGGCTATTACAGTCGTATTATATCAGGAAACGTACAGCAACGCATCGAAGTAGATAGTGTGGTCTGCAATTTCGATACCCATCCTTATGCGGTACGAACCTATGCAAAACAATTCATCATTCGGTCAAGCAATGTAACCAGACGTAACTTAATTACTTCCTGCTACCTAGTCAACTCCGTTCGCTCTGACAACAACCCACAAGGCTTCAATATCGAAAAATTTGCAGTCGTGGAAAACAGGGATATAGAAGTCATCGAACGCTAA
- a CDS encoding AAA family ATPase, with protein MNNIFDNIVELPNKGIQERAKNLVGFDSKFDRIFSNLKLLLDQEGLSEWSKKFHKVELPIISQLQEKYPLIILSGDAGTGKTISAEAIADRMLRELKKDGFFLKLSTRVRGEGLHGQMGNLVNDAFSELKNQAGKRRIAFLLIDEADAIASTRSTMQMHQEEKAAVNTLIQKIDELRELNGRAILFMSTNRLHFLDEAIIRRAAIILEFERPTFDERKQLFEKSIGEIGLNDKELETLADLTGEKHNNGLAFSFSDIRLRVLPEAVSKCFPSKALDFESVKETIIQLNPSPKII; from the coding sequence ATGAATAATATTTTTGACAATATAGTTGAATTACCTAACAAGGGTATACAAGAAAGAGCAAAGAACTTAGTTGGTTTTGATTCAAAATTCGATAGAATTTTTTCTAACTTAAAATTATTACTTGATCAAGAAGGATTAAGTGAATGGAGTAAAAAGTTTCACAAAGTAGAGCTACCGATTATTTCTCAGCTTCAAGAGAAGTATCCGCTAATTATACTGTCTGGAGACGCAGGTACCGGAAAAACAATTTCCGCTGAAGCAATTGCAGATAGAATGTTACGAGAACTTAAAAAAGACGGTTTTTTTCTCAAACTAAGTACAAGAGTAAGAGGAGAAGGTTTACATGGTCAAATGGGTAACTTGGTAAATGATGCGTTCAGTGAATTAAAAAATCAAGCGGGAAAAAGAAGAATTGCATTTTTATTGATTGATGAGGCTGATGCTATAGCCTCAACTAGGTCAACTATGCAAATGCATCAAGAAGAAAAGGCAGCTGTTAATACATTAATTCAAAAAATTGACGAATTAAGAGAATTAAATGGTAGAGCTATTTTATTCATGTCAACAAATAGACTTCATTTTCTGGATGAAGCAATTATTCGAAGAGCTGCAATAATATTAGAATTTGAGAGACCTACTTTTGATGAGAGAAAGCAATTGTTTGAAAAATCAATTGGAGAAATTGGATTAAACGATAAAGAATTAGAAACTTTAGCAGATTTAACTGGTGAAAAACATAATAATGGTTTAGCTTTTTCTTTTTCAGACATTCGATTGAGAGTCTTACCTGAAGCAGTATCTAAATGTTTTCCTTCAAAAGCATTGGACTTTGAATCGGTAAAAGAAACAATCATTCAATTAAATCCAAGTCCAAAAATAATATGA
- a CDS encoding TIGR02391 family protein, which produces MTKSFDDITLRNISDIISNLLTHTKITEHLAGANISQSQIGTNKTDRLFYALKEKQIQDNCGNNVLAFVVRLLNPKRYNSEDEFERDRTTINEKLVYEGIEIDKTGQPRLVEKAKTISEAKSRSLKIKEKVHGIGVHSEILPYCEAEWLKENYFHSILEITKSVAERLRQKSGYTSDGVDLVDDCFALGKDKRPMLAFNMLNNPSEESEHKGFGNFCKGFFSMYRNPKAHNPKILEDTQLSEMTEVLVVATIIHNKLDNTYKTGLK; this is translated from the coding sequence ATGACAAAATCCTTTGATGACATAACCTTGCGAAATATATCTGACATTATATCAAATCTATTAACGCATACAAAAATCACAGAACATTTAGCTGGTGCTAATATTTCTCAATCGCAAATTGGTACAAACAAAACCGACAGACTTTTTTATGCATTAAAAGAAAAGCAAATACAAGACAATTGTGGAAATAATGTATTGGCATTTGTAGTTAGGTTATTAAATCCTAAAAGATATAATTCCGAAGACGAATTTGAAAGAGACAGAACAACTATCAATGAAAAATTAGTTTACGAAGGGATAGAAATTGATAAAACCGGACAACCCCGACTAGTTGAAAAGGCTAAAACCATTTCAGAAGCTAAAAGCAGGTCACTTAAAATCAAAGAAAAAGTACACGGTATCGGAGTTCATTCAGAAATTTTACCATACTGCGAAGCCGAATGGCTGAAAGAAAATTATTTTCACTCTATACTAGAAATCACAAAAAGTGTTGCGGAAAGACTTAGGCAGAAAAGTGGCTATACTTCAGATGGAGTAGATCTGGTTGATGATTGTTTTGCTTTAGGAAAAGACAAAAGACCTATGCTTGCTTTTAATATGCTGAATAATCCAAGCGAAGAAAGTGAGCATAAGGGTTTCGGCAACTTCTGTAAAGGATTTTTTTCTATGTACCGAAATCCAAAAGCGCATAACCCGAAAATATTAGAAGACACTCAACTTTCAGAAATGACTGAAGTATTGGTTGTAGCTACAATTATTCATAACAAACTTGATAACACTTACAAAACAGGACTTAAATAG
- a CDS encoding response regulator transcription factor, which yields METGTAQQKITLAFINDKSPILDFICKDLIASGTEVLFRSESIEDGLSQLSSLNELPKICIIDLDFYNKNVLVELQELRTKYPTIKLIAHSDIDDKKVGKPLLDIGFAGYLLIGSDADDFKRAIDQAVYSSN from the coding sequence ATGGAAACTGGTACAGCACAACAAAAAATTACACTCGCCTTTATCAATGATAAAAGCCCAATTTTAGATTTCATTTGTAAAGACCTCATTGCTTCAGGAACTGAAGTCTTATTTCGTTCGGAAAGCATTGAAGATGGACTATCACAATTATCTTCATTAAATGAACTCCCGAAAATTTGTATTATCGACCTTGATTTTTACAACAAGAATGTTTTGGTTGAACTTCAAGAATTAAGAACAAAATATCCAACAATAAAACTGATTGCACATAGTGATATTGATGATAAAAAAGTCGGTAAACCTCTTTTAGACATTGGTTTTGCAGGTTATCTACTCATTGGTAGCGATGCAGATGATTTTAAAAGAGCCATTGACCAAGCTGTCTATAGCTCTAACTAA
- a CDS encoding helix-turn-helix domain-containing protein, whose amino-acid sequence MEVIAIQKSTLDGMKNELKALLEMTENAVRKYTPIFKEEKWLDNQEVCLMMDITKRTLQTYKDKGLLPYSKLNRKNYYKRSDVLSLLEAGHPYNTNDNEFIDE is encoded by the coding sequence ATGGAAGTTATTGCAATACAAAAATCCACATTGGACGGAATGAAGAATGAACTAAAAGCACTTTTAGAAATGACCGAAAATGCTGTACGGAAATATACTCCAATTTTCAAAGAAGAAAAGTGGCTCGATAACCAGGAAGTGTGCCTGATGATGGATATTACCAAACGGACTTTGCAGACCTATAAAGACAAAGGGCTATTGCCATATTCCAAACTGAACCGCAAAAATTATTATAAACGCTCGGATGTACTGTCTTTGCTCGAAGCTGGACACCCCTACAATACCAATGACAATGAATTTATTGACGAATGA
- the traJ gene encoding conjugative transposon protein TraJ, which produces MEWDNLHELLRSLYDDMMPLAGDMAAVAKGLAGLGALFYVALKVWQALSRAEPIDVFPLLRPFALGLCIMFFPTIVLGTINAVLSPVVTGTHAILEDQVLDLNQLQQQKDQLEYEAMVRNPETAYMASDEEFDKKLDELGWSPSDVGTMAGMYMDRQAYKIEKAIKDWFRNLLEILFQAAALVIDTIRTFFLIVLSILGPIAFAISVWDGFQSTLTQWITRYVSVYLWLPVSDLFSSMLARIQSLILERDIAMLADPTYIPDTSNTVYIIFMIIGIVGYFTIPTVTGWVIQAGGAGNFTRNVNQTAMKAGNLAGAGAGSTVGNIGGKLMNK; this is translated from the coding sequence ATGGAATGGGATAATCTTCACGAACTCCTTCGTTCACTTTACGACGATATGATGCCGCTTGCAGGTGATATGGCGGCTGTGGCTAAAGGATTGGCGGGATTGGGTGCGTTGTTCTATGTAGCATTAAAGGTTTGGCAGGCTTTAAGCCGAGCCGAGCCTATCGATGTGTTTCCGTTACTGCGTCCATTCGCTCTGGGTCTTTGTATAATGTTCTTTCCAACCATCGTGTTGGGAACCATTAATGCAGTATTAAGCCCGGTAGTTACAGGAACTCACGCCATACTCGAAGACCAGGTGCTTGACCTCAACCAACTCCAGCAACAGAAAGACCAATTGGAATACGAAGCAATGGTACGAAATCCCGAAACCGCCTATATGGCATCAGACGAAGAGTTTGATAAAAAGCTGGATGAATTGGGCTGGTCGCCATCGGACGTTGGTACAATGGCAGGAATGTATATGGACAGGCAAGCCTACAAGATAGAGAAAGCAATAAAGGATTGGTTTCGCAATTTATTGGAAATACTCTTTCAGGCGGCGGCTTTAGTTATTGATACCATACGAACATTTTTCCTGATAGTCCTTTCGATACTCGGACCAATAGCTTTTGCTATTTCCGTTTGGGACGGATTTCAGTCCACGCTCACACAGTGGATCACGAGATATGTCAGCGTATATCTCTGGCTTCCTGTTTCCGATTTGTTCAGCTCGATGCTGGCAAGAATACAATCCCTCATACTGGAAAGGGATATAGCAATGCTTGCCGACCCGACCTACATACCCGATACGAGCAATACGGTGTACATCATCTTTATGATTATCGGTATCGTTGGCTACTTCACAATTCCAACAGTAACAGGTTGGGTAATCCAAGCCGGAGGTGCAGGAAACTTTACTCGTAATGTAAATCAAACAGCGATGAAGGCAGGAAACCTTGCGGGTGCTGGTGCAGGATCTACAGTAGGAAACATCGGCGGTAAACTGATGAATAAATAA
- a CDS encoding conjugal transfer protein TraO translates to MKKYIYTVMLILMAITVTQAQRMLPKQKGLEVSTGVVSKDKIGNDYYLNIGMTVNGKNGNYQLWALEYTHQYHDYKDLRIPQETYTSEGGYSFFLLGDARKNITLNFGITGVVGYESINRGEAMLYDGAKILSEDNFIYGAGGRLTLETYLSDRFVLILQGRTKVFWGTDLEQFRPSAGVGLRFNF, encoded by the coding sequence GTGAAAAAGTATATCTATACCGTGATGCTCATCTTGATGGCCATCACGGTTACACAGGCACAAAGAATGCTCCCAAAACAGAAAGGACTGGAAGTAAGTACAGGTGTAGTATCCAAAGATAAAATTGGTAATGATTATTACCTCAATATTGGAATGACCGTGAACGGTAAAAACGGGAACTATCAGCTTTGGGCATTGGAATACACCCACCAATACCACGACTACAAAGACCTCCGCATACCGCAGGAAACCTACACTTCCGAAGGCGGCTACAGTTTCTTCCTTTTGGGCGATGCTCGTAAAAACATTACGCTGAACTTCGGAATAACAGGTGTTGTCGGTTATGAAAGCATCAATCGTGGCGAAGCGATGTTGTATGACGGAGCAAAGATTTTGAGCGAGGATAACTTCATCTACGGAGCTGGTGGACGGCTCACTCTTGAAACATATCTATCAGACCGTTTTGTGTTAATCCTGCAAGGACGCACAAAAGTATTTTGGGGTACGGACTTAGAGCAATTCCGACCATCCGCAGGTGTGGGATTAAGGTTTAATTTTTAA
- a CDS encoding molybdenum ABC transporter permease, whose amino-acid sequence MVASLVIGIIFLIAGLGLRYWLNRRKFYRRGPMGAEGFSSYESSVFIKFIEKVGKWIAYGLIIFGLLSLWVYSREKKDREIQNMEIQKQN is encoded by the coding sequence ATGGTCGCATCATTGGTTATAGGAATAATATTTTTGATTGCAGGTTTAGGACTTCGCTATTGGCTTAACCGACGAAAGTTTTACAGGCGTGGTCCGATGGGAGCCGAAGGTTTTTCATCTTATGAAAGTTCGGTTTTCATTAAATTTATTGAAAAGGTTGGTAAATGGATAGCTTATGGATTGATTATATTTGGACTTTTATCACTTTGGGTTTATTCTCGTGAGAAAAAAGATAGGGAAATCCAAAACATGGAAATCCAGAAACAGAATTAA
- a CDS encoding helix-turn-helix domain-containing protein, with the protein MNLLTNEAEEVIEQQQMIMQLRNRIESILKNYRPVMNGEIYLSGEDVCKLLHISKRTLQQYRDDNILPYIQIGGKIIYKETDLMTILEQNYINHKTNSG; encoded by the coding sequence ATGAATTTATTGACGAATGAAGCTGAAGAAGTAATCGAACAACAGCAAATGATAATGCAGTTGAGAAACCGTATTGAAAGCATATTAAAAAATTATCGTCCTGTAATGAACGGAGAAATTTATTTGTCGGGCGAAGATGTATGCAAATTGCTACATATCAGCAAACGGACTTTACAGCAATACCGTGATGATAATATCCTGCCGTATATTCAGATCGGTGGCAAAATTATTTATAAGGAAACAGATTTGATGACAATATTGGAGCAGAATTATATCAATCACAAAACAAATTCAGGCTAA
- a CDS encoding DUF4141 domain-containing protein translates to MKKVLYLVCTALMLAVAPSAKAQFVVTDPANLASGIINSANEIIQTSSTVSNVVKNFNEVKKVYDQGKEYYDKLKAINNLVKDARKVQQTVLLVGDVSEIYVQNFGKMMNDPNFTPQELVAIGNGYSALLNESTELLKELKQIITSSSLSLNDKERMDIIDRVYKEVKDYHSLVRYYTNKNISVSYLRAKKKNDAQRVLELYGTSNQKYW, encoded by the coding sequence ATGAAAAAAGTATTGTATCTGGTGTGTACGGCACTAATGCTCGCCGTAGCACCGTCAGCGAAAGCTCAATTTGTAGTAACTGACCCTGCAAATCTGGCATCAGGAATTATCAACAGTGCGAACGAAATCATACAGACTTCTTCCACCGTGAGCAATGTCGTAAAGAACTTCAACGAAGTGAAAAAAGTGTACGATCAGGGCAAGGAATATTACGACAAGCTAAAAGCTATCAACAACCTTGTGAAAGATGCCCGTAAAGTACAGCAAACCGTATTGTTGGTAGGCGATGTGTCCGAAATATATGTTCAGAACTTTGGAAAAATGATGAACGATCCCAATTTCACACCACAGGAATTGGTTGCAATCGGCAATGGTTATTCGGCACTGCTCAATGAAAGTACCGAACTGCTGAAAGAATTGAAGCAAATTATAACCTCTTCAAGCCTTTCGCTAAACGACAAAGAGCGTATGGATATTATTGATCGTGTGTACAAAGAGGTAAAGGATTACCACAGCCTTGTACGCTACTACACTAATAAGAACATTTCTGTAAGCTACCTAAGAGCGAAAAAGAAAAACGACGCACAGAGAGTTCTTGAACTCTACGGAACTTCTAACCAAAAATACTGGTAA
- a CDS encoding PRTRC system ThiF family protein: MNTAKTAVHFTDNYLLNPTNPISVNLIGAGGTGSKVLTALMEINESLIALGHAGLQVRLWDDDVITSANLGRQRFAESETGLYKSVALVNRCNRWAGTNWKAETVKFEKDNFGRPPEKARVTITITCVDNVQARFGVAEILKEISYRRHYQDEPKYWLDFGNSQDTGQVLLSTIGEIKQPNSEKYETVASLPFVTDEFGELLKQSEQEDNTPSCSLAEALEHQDLFINSSLTQMGCSLLWNLFRKGMTEYRGFFHNLKDFRTHPIKVA; the protein is encoded by the coding sequence ATGAATACAGCAAAAACCGCAGTTCATTTTACAGATAATTACCTGCTCAATCCTACCAATCCGATTTCGGTAAACCTTATCGGGGCAGGTGGCACAGGCTCAAAAGTATTGACTGCTTTAATGGAAATAAACGAAAGTTTGATTGCGTTGGGACACGCAGGGTTACAAGTCCGCCTTTGGGACGATGATGTTATCACGAGTGCCAATTTGGGCAGACAGCGTTTTGCAGAAAGTGAAACAGGATTATACAAATCCGTTGCTTTAGTCAATCGTTGTAACCGTTGGGCAGGAACAAATTGGAAAGCCGAAACGGTAAAATTTGAAAAAGATAATTTTGGCAGACCACCCGAAAAAGCAAGGGTAACCATTACCATTACTTGTGTGGATAATGTACAGGCGAGGTTTGGTGTTGCTGAAATTCTTAAAGAAATAAGTTACCGCAGACATTATCAAGACGAACCAAAATATTGGTTAGATTTTGGCAACAGCCAAGATACAGGACAAGTGCTACTATCTACTATCGGAGAGATAAAACAACCAAATTCTGAAAAGTACGAAACGGTGGCAAGCCTGCCATTTGTTACCGATGAATTTGGCGAACTATTGAAGCAATCCGAACAAGAGGACAACACGCCAAGTTGCTCACTTGCCGAAGCGTTGGAACACCAAGATTTGTTTATCAATTCATCATTGACACAAATGGGTTGTTCGTTATTGTGGAACTTGTTTCGCAAAGGAATGACCGAATACAGGGGATTTTTTCACAATCTGAAAGATTTCCGCACCCACCCGATAAAAGTCGCCTGA
- a CDS encoding DUF3872 domain-containing protein, translated as MIAIFNKFRIGLVPIYVMLAILTASVTLVSCSKDDELEIQNDFPFEVNVMPVPKDVANGQTVEIRIDIQRTGNYSNTQYFLRYFQFDGQGILRYYDEQPYLPNDLYPLPTEQFRLYYTSTSAVSQSFDVWISDSFGNEKQISFQFNSAD; from the coding sequence ATGATAGCTATATTTAATAAATTCAGAATAGGATTAGTGCCGATATATGTAATGCTGGCAATCCTAACAGCTTCGGTAACTTTAGTATCTTGTAGTAAAGATGATGAACTCGAAATACAGAACGATTTTCCTTTCGAGGTAAACGTGATGCCAGTTCCAAAAGATGTAGCCAATGGACAAACGGTAGAAATACGCATTGACATACAGCGAACAGGCAATTACAGCAACACACAGTATTTTCTTCGCTATTTCCAATTTGACGGACAAGGCATATTGCGGTATTACGATGAGCAACCATATTTACCGAACGATTTATACCCATTACCCACAGAGCAATTTCGGTTGTACTATACTTCAACATCTGCCGTTTCGCAATCCTTTGATGTTTGGATTTCGGACAGCTTTGGAAATGAAAAACAGATAAGTTTTCAGTTTAATAGTGCTGATTAA
- the traM gene encoding conjugative transposon protein TraM, with protein MKENENKKSVVRVTEGNSTATADVLQDGTQNNKEKLKKPLIFGLMAIVFVGCMYLIFKPSEDKKTIENVGLNDAVPEATGTGMPADKGKAYEQEMLERKEQEKRNALATLSDYWNTEDKEEPTDEPFNEEEENNSFGGSGRNSARSSNPALNSYRNSQSALSSFYQDDNAETMELRKQVDELKEKLSEKDVPPVATVDDQLKLMEKSYEMAAKYLPKNANTENSTPANGAVPDAISAMATNQKEHFVSFTSARKNTVSTLYREPSDSAFLADWSETKNRGFYTAGSVEQMAQPKNSIKACVHDAQTVVGETGVRLRLLEPAKTPSRTIPKGTILTANAKFQGGRLQLKVTSIELEGNIIPVDITIYDLDGQQGLYVPYSPEMNALTEMAGNMSQTGGTSVMLTQNAGQQVAADLSRGVVQGISGYFAKKVRTPKVTLKAGYQVFLVSKK; from the coding sequence ATGAAAGAAAATGAGAACAAAAAATCGGTTGTTCGGGTAACGGAGGGGAACTCGACAGCAACTGCTGATGTGTTGCAAGACGGCACACAGAATAATAAGGAGAAGCTCAAAAAGCCCTTAATTTTCGGCTTAATGGCGATTGTTTTCGTGGGTTGTATGTACCTCATATTTAAACCATCCGAAGACAAAAAGACAATTGAAAATGTAGGGCTGAACGATGCGGTACCAGAGGCTACTGGAACTGGAATGCCTGCCGACAAAGGCAAGGCGTATGAACAGGAAATGCTCGAACGCAAAGAGCAGGAAAAACGCAATGCATTGGCTACACTTTCAGACTACTGGAATACAGAAGACAAAGAAGAGCCAACCGACGAACCGTTTAATGAAGAAGAGGAAAACAACAGCTTTGGCGGTAGTGGGAGAAATTCGGCAAGAAGCAGTAACCCTGCTTTGAACAGCTATCGAAATAGCCAAAGCGCATTGAGTTCCTTTTATCAAGATGATAACGCTGAAACAATGGAACTGCGTAAGCAGGTGGACGAATTGAAAGAAAAATTATCAGAAAAGGATGTGCCACCTGTGGCCACAGTTGATGACCAATTGAAGCTAATGGAGAAATCCTATGAAATGGCAGCAAAGTATCTGCCAAAAAATGCGAATACCGAAAATTCAACACCTGCTAATGGTGCTGTTCCGGATGCTATTAGTGCTATGGCTACTAACCAAAAAGAGCATTTTGTATCGTTCACATCAGCAAGAAAAAATACAGTATCAACCCTTTACCGTGAACCATCGGACAGTGCTTTTTTAGCGGATTGGAGCGAAACAAAGAACCGTGGGTTTTATACCGCTGGTTCTGTGGAACAAATGGCACAACCCAAAAACAGTATCAAAGCCTGTGTACACGATGCCCAAACAGTAGTTGGCGAAACAGGTGTGCGTTTACGATTATTAGAGCCTGCAAAAACACCGAGCCGTACCATTCCAAAAGGAACGATTTTAACGGCTAATGCGAAATTTCAGGGAGGGCGTTTACAACTAAAAGTTACCTCGATAGAACTGGAGGGCAATATCATCCCGGTAGATATAACCATTTACGATTTGGACGGACAGCAAGGCTTGTACGTTCCATATTCGCCGGAAATGAATGCCCTTACCGAAATGGCAGGCAATATGAGCCAGACAGGCGGAACAAGCGTAATGCTCACGCAAAATGCTGGACAGCAGGTTGCAGCAGACCTTAGTCGTGGCGTGGTACAGGGAATTTCGGGCTACTTCGCCAAAAAGGTAAGAACCCCAAAAGTTACGCTGAAAGCAGGATATCAAGTCTTCTTGGTATCTAAAAAATAA